Proteins from one Salaquimonas pukyongi genomic window:
- a CDS encoding S49 family peptidase, with protein MRISKLLPSVLRKTDTVIPVVRMQGAIMASSSPFRQNLSLAAVAGPLQRAFEMKDAPLVAISINSPGGSPVQSRLIYSRIRELSAEKKKPVAVFVEDVAASGGYMIALAGDEIIADETSIVGSIGVVAATFGFVEAIGKLGVERRVYTAGKNKVTLDPFQPEKKADVDHIKALQKDMHEVFISMVKERRGSKLADDKEIFSGLFWTGREAGQKGLIDGLGHMSAVMKERFGAKTKLRLIQAKRNLLGRPVPSVGVSATGIGSEIAAALPSSLAEAAEERALWARYGL; from the coding sequence ATGAGAATTTCGAAACTGTTGCCCTCTGTCCTCAGAAAGACGGACACGGTTATCCCGGTCGTACGCATGCAGGGTGCCATCATGGCATCCTCGTCGCCATTTCGGCAAAATCTCTCTCTGGCTGCGGTGGCAGGCCCCCTGCAGCGTGCCTTCGAAATGAAGGATGCACCACTTGTGGCGATCTCGATCAACTCGCCCGGCGGTTCCCCCGTCCAGTCGCGGCTCATCTATTCGCGCATCCGTGAGTTGTCGGCTGAAAAGAAGAAGCCCGTGGCAGTGTTCGTTGAAGACGTTGCTGCTAGCGGCGGTTACATGATTGCCCTTGCCGGCGACGAAATCATCGCAGACGAAACCTCCATTGTCGGTTCCATCGGCGTTGTCGCCGCCACCTTTGGCTTTGTGGAGGCAATCGGCAAGCTTGGTGTCGAGCGCCGTGTTTATACCGCCGGAAAGAACAAGGTGACGCTTGATCCGTTCCAGCCCGAGAAGAAAGCCGATGTCGATCACATTAAAGCGCTGCAGAAAGACATGCACGAGGTCTTCATCTCCATGGTGAAAGAGCGGCGCGGTTCGAAACTGGCCGACGACAAGGAGATTTTTTCGGGCCTCTTCTGGACAGGCAGGGAAGCCGGCCAAAAGGGCCTGATCGACGGTTTGGGGCATATGAGCGCCGTGATGAAGGAACGTTTCGGCGCCAAGACGAAACTCCGCCTCATTCAGGCAAAGCGCAATCTTCTGGGCCGCCCAGTGCCCTCGGTCGGGGTTTCGGCGACGGGAATTGGCAGCGAAATTGCAGCTGCCCTGCCTTCAAGCCTTGCAGAAGCGGCGGAAGAACGGGCATTGTGGGCGCGTTACGGCCTGTAA
- a CDS encoding MFS transporter, with amino-acid sequence MSEDVIKIKVTEVSTARSRLVAVSGVIASSTIGAFASGSLFAYIPVKLLSIGFEPWVASAMLPAVAFGGLAGCFATGPLLRLVGHARVFMLLYAVMVMTMLAISYFESPYAWLVARMCYGFAINGIFIVAQSWLHYASTDEIRGKVITTFYIAYVVALGFGSFVAGQMDITGNTVPILATAVVAMAMIPVGLTRLPQPEAPEAIAVNIRKVWKISPVGLAGMFAVGGATMLMQSMAPIYTTSLGFGPADVGLLMFLMQVGLIAIQMPMGALSDRIDRRIVLALVSLGSVIVAGVAFGAHGAASLLMLIVVFSLWNGFNETVYSVSSALANDRADPADYVMLSSTQMIAWSISAFIIPSIATIILAFLPIQFFMPMGMLISATFLLFVLYRMRQRQDVEMEDKESFQTVTAQVAYPGDYSNPDAYEDEDAGTSEGLVH; translated from the coding sequence ATGTCCGAAGACGTTATCAAGATCAAGGTAACTGAAGTCTCGACCGCGCGGTCGCGTCTTGTTGCCGTTTCGGGTGTGATTGCCTCCTCGACAATTGGTGCCTTCGCCAGTGGATCGCTGTTTGCATACATACCCGTCAAACTCCTGAGTATCGGCTTCGAGCCATGGGTTGCATCGGCCATGCTTCCTGCAGTGGCCTTTGGCGGATTGGCGGGTTGTTTTGCCACTGGCCCGCTCCTGCGGTTGGTGGGGCATGCCCGGGTCTTCATGCTTTTATACGCCGTCATGGTCATGACGATGCTTGCAATTTCCTATTTCGAGAGCCCCTACGCATGGCTTGTGGCACGGATGTGCTACGGTTTCGCCATCAACGGAATTTTCATCGTTGCCCAGAGCTGGCTGCATTATGCCAGCACCGATGAAATCAGGGGCAAGGTCATCACAACCTTCTATATCGCCTATGTTGTCGCCCTTGGCTTCGGCAGTTTCGTCGCAGGACAAATGGATATCACAGGCAATACGGTTCCGATCCTGGCAACCGCCGTGGTCGCCATGGCCATGATACCAGTCGGCCTGACCCGCCTGCCCCAGCCTGAAGCGCCGGAGGCAATCGCCGTCAACATCCGCAAGGTTTGGAAAATTTCCCCAGTCGGCCTTGCCGGCATGTTTGCAGTCGGCGGCGCGACCATGCTGATGCAGTCCATGGCTCCCATCTACACCACATCGCTCGGCTTTGGCCCAGCGGATGTGGGTCTGTTGATGTTCCTGATGCAGGTGGGGCTGATTGCCATTCAGATGCCCATGGGGGCGCTGTCGGACCGCATTGACCGAAGGATTGTGCTGGCGCTGGTTTCTCTTGGCTCGGTCATCGTGGCCGGGGTCGCCTTCGGCGCCCACGGGGCCGCCAGCCTTTTGATGTTGATCGTGGTGTTCTCCCTGTGGAACGGATTCAACGAGACCGTTTATTCGGTTTCAAGCGCCCTTGCCAATGACCGGGCCGACCCGGCGGACTATGTAATGCTCTCTTCAACCCAGATGATCGCGTGGTCAATTTCCGCATTCATCATACCCAGTATTGCAACCATAATTCTGGCATTTCTGCCGATTCAGTTCTTCATGCCGATGGGGATGCTGATTTCAGCCACGTTCCTGCTGTTCGTGCTTTACCGGATGCGCCAGCGCCAGGATGTGGAAATGGAAGACAAGGAATCCTTTCAGACCGTCACCGCGCAGGTTGCCTATCCTGGCGACTATTCCAACCCGGATGCCTATGAAGATGAGGACGCCGGCACCAGCGAAGGTCTGGTGCACTAG
- a CDS encoding DUF2207 domain-containing protein, with product MLANKRSSNVLLAVFGFAVAMLSVFAQAHAQERILSFHSDIEIREDTSFAVAETIKVRVEGNRIKRGIYRDFLRVFEDASGREKQVGFSVLSVTRNGSAEPYAVEIKPRHARILIGDKDVFLPHGVHTYKIRYTTDRQLRRFDSHDEIFWNVTGTEWAFAIDTASATITLPGNAIAEDVVYFTGRHGSTQKAARATLEQGGHVVSFETTQPLQSREGLTVGVKFAKGHVAAPTGSQEINWFWSDYGGEVISVAGFFAVLSYLLWAWNRIGRDPPQEVVIPRWQPPKDVSPALANYIHNRGLRGKGFDAVAAAAINLAVKGALDLTKKGKTMTMRAIGSAAGGPLPVGEQVVLEKVAARKNGLSINKANGKAIKSLADRFSSAMDGEHRNVFYHANTGYVLGGIALTILVLVALFVFGNIAAANLLPVMPIAGVGIMLTFILIRSAQSMKRGLSGKIGFIFTIFFAGLFLANAGVVFGDLLTGLLGRPLLIGALASLLAVNVLFFFLMGAPTQLGAKRSAEIEGLKLYLSVAEEERLNMLGSPDMSPQHYETLLPYAVALGVEKPWSQAFQSWLATAVAAGAAAAAGYHGPRWYHGDDFDSGSIGETMGNLADGISKSMTASLPAPKSSSSGFSGGGGFSGGGGGGGGGGGW from the coding sequence ATGTTGGCGAACAAACGATCCTCAAACGTGCTGCTGGCGGTTTTCGGTTTCGCCGTTGCCATGCTTTCCGTGTTCGCCCAGGCGCACGCCCAGGAACGGATACTGAGCTTTCACAGCGACATCGAAATCCGTGAAGATACCTCCTTTGCCGTCGCCGAAACCATAAAGGTTCGGGTGGAGGGAAATCGGATCAAGCGGGGCATTTACAGGGATTTTCTGCGCGTCTTTGAAGATGCGTCAGGACGGGAGAAACAGGTCGGCTTCAGCGTTCTTTCCGTCACCCGCAATGGCAGCGCCGAACCCTATGCGGTCGAGATCAAGCCGCGCCATGCCCGCATTCTCATTGGCGACAAGGATGTGTTTCTTCCCCACGGCGTACATACCTACAAGATCCGCTATACGACGGACCGCCAGTTGCGCCGTTTCGACAGCCATGACGAGATTTTCTGGAACGTTACCGGAACCGAATGGGCATTTGCCATCGACACGGCGAGCGCAACGATAACCCTGCCGGGCAATGCCATTGCTGAGGATGTTGTCTACTTCACCGGCCGCCACGGCAGCACGCAAAAGGCAGCGCGGGCGACATTGGAACAGGGCGGGCATGTTGTCAGCTTTGAGACAACGCAGCCGCTGCAAAGCCGGGAAGGTCTGACGGTCGGCGTCAAATTCGCCAAGGGACATGTGGCGGCGCCGACAGGCAGCCAGGAGATAAATTGGTTCTGGTCGGACTATGGCGGCGAAGTCATTTCGGTTGCCGGCTTCTTCGCCGTGCTTTCCTATCTTTTGTGGGCCTGGAACCGGATTGGCCGCGATCCGCCACAGGAAGTGGTCATACCGCGCTGGCAACCGCCGAAGGATGTGTCGCCCGCCCTTGCAAACTACATCCACAACCGTGGCCTGCGCGGAAAGGGGTTCGATGCCGTTGCAGCCGCCGCCATCAATCTTGCCGTCAAGGGGGCTTTGGACCTGACCAAGAAGGGCAAGACCATGACAATGCGGGCAATCGGCTCCGCCGCTGGCGGCCCCCTGCCGGTCGGCGAACAGGTTGTGCTGGAAAAGGTTGCCGCCCGCAAAAACGGACTTTCGATCAACAAGGCCAATGGCAAGGCGATCAAATCCCTGGCGGACAGGTTTTCCTCGGCCATGGATGGTGAGCACCGCAACGTGTTTTATCATGCCAATACCGGCTATGTGCTCGGCGGCATTGCCCTGACCATTCTCGTTTTGGTGGCGCTGTTTGTCTTCGGCAATATCGCGGCGGCAAACCTTCTGCCCGTCATGCCGATTGCCGGTGTCGGCATCATGCTGACCTTCATCCTCATCCGCTCTGCACAGTCCATGAAAAGGGGCTTAAGCGGCAAGATCGGCTTTATCTTCACGATATTCTTCGCCGGCTTGTTTCTCGCCAATGCCGGGGTGGTTTTCGGCGACCTGCTGACGGGGCTGTTGGGCCGTCCGCTGCTGATCGGAGCGCTGGCCTCGCTATTGGCCGTCAATGTGCTGTTCTTCTTTCTCATGGGCGCACCCACGCAATTGGGGGCAAAGCGTTCGGCGGAGATCGAAGGCCTGAAGCTCTATCTTTCGGTGGCTGAAGAAGAGCGCTTGAACATGCTCGGTTCCCCGGACATGTCCCCCCAGCATTATGAAACGCTGTTGCCTTATGCCGTTGCGCTGGGTGTGGAAAAACCCTGGTCTCAGGCCTTTCAAAGCTGGCTGGCAACGGCAGTTGCCGCCGGCGCGGCAGCCGCTGCCGGTTATCACGGCCCCAGGTGGTATCACGGTGATGATTTTGACAGCGGATCGATCGGCGAGACCATGGGCAACCTGGCCGATGGCATTTCCAAATCGATGACAGCTTCACTGCCCGCTCCCAAATCGTCCTCCTCCGGATTCTCCGGTGGCGGCGGGTTTTCCGGCGGTGGTGGTGGCGGCGGCGGTGGTGGTGGCTGGTAA
- a CDS encoding polyprenyl synthetase family protein, with protein sequence MSGVVVSLEEAGGRPKKGQPASIKPLMDLVAPDMERVNQLILSKCGSDVALIPEVARHLIDSGGKRLRPMLTLASAVMCGYTGTHHVTLAASVEFMHTATLLHDDVVDESDRRRGKLAARMLWGNQASVLVGDFLLGQAFRMMVEAGSMHALDVLSHAATVIAEGEVMQLGTAQNLETTQDEYMEVVRAKTAALFAAAAEVGPILAGSPKSAISAFRSYGNNLGLAFQLIDDALDYGGSSQVLGKNTGDDFREGKVTLPVLLCYRRGSENERTFWREAIERGQSDDSRLEEAMRLMREYNALEDTLARARQFCELAQDALATFEDSAHKHALTEVLEYSLMRAS encoded by the coding sequence ATGTCAGGCGTAGTGGTATCTTTGGAAGAGGCAGGCGGACGGCCCAAAAAGGGGCAGCCAGCCAGCATCAAGCCGCTGATGGATCTGGTGGCGCCGGACATGGAGCGCGTCAATCAGCTCATTCTTTCAAAATGCGGCTCCGACGTTGCGCTTATTCCCGAGGTAGCACGGCATCTGATCGACAGCGGCGGCAAGCGGCTCAGGCCCATGCTCACCCTGGCCTCGGCTGTCATGTGCGGCTACACCGGGACGCATCATGTAACGCTGGCGGCGAGTGTGGAGTTCATGCATACCGCAACGCTGCTGCATGACGATGTGGTGGATGAAAGCGACCGGCGGCGGGGGAAACTTGCCGCACGCATGCTGTGGGGCAATCAGGCCAGTGTTCTGGTTGGCGACTTTCTTCTCGGTCAGGCATTCCGCATGATGGTGGAGGCAGGATCGATGCATGCCCTGGACGTTCTGTCCCATGCAGCGACCGTGATTGCCGAAGGCGAGGTCATGCAGCTTGGCACAGCGCAAAATCTCGAAACCACACAAGATGAGTATATGGAAGTGGTGCGGGCAAAAACGGCGGCGCTTTTTGCTGCTGCCGCAGAAGTGGGCCCGATTCTTGCCGGTTCCCCCAAATCGGCAATTTCCGCCTTTCGCTCCTATGGCAACAATCTCGGCCTCGCCTTTCAGCTGATCGACGATGCGCTGGATTATGGCGGCTCGTCACAGGTGCTGGGCAAAAACACCGGCGATGATTTCCGCGAAGGCAAGGTGACCCTGCCAGTGCTGCTTTGCTATCGCAGGGGCAGCGAAAACGAGCGCACCTTCTGGCGCGAAGCCATTGAGCGGGGACAGTCCGACGACTCGCGCCTTGAAGAAGCCATGCGGCTGATGCGCGAGTACAACGCCCTTGAGGACACGCTTGCACGGGCACGGCAGTTTTGCGAACTGGCCCAGGATGCCCTGGCAACGTTTGAGGATAGCGCCCACAAACACGCCCTGACGGAAGTGCTGGAATACAGCCTCATGCGAGCCAGCTAA
- a CDS encoding CDGSH iron-sulfur domain-containing protein: protein MKGEVAARAPIRIEVEKGKTYWWCACGRSSSQPFCDGSHKGSEFSPVAWEAKADDEQWFCACKQTDNRPFCDGTHNTLGGDVGTQDEAPVIEQRENGPLVIKHLSNFVDHEGNEIETKPVMALCRCGQSKNKPFCDGSHKEAGFSSANETENPAGRVFSYEGSKVTVYFNKLLCSHAAECGRHAPAIFNVEQKPWVQPDEGSVASVEEVIHACPSGALTYSEPGGKARHLVGDEVRIRVERHGPYQVRNVKIDGAQFAESATEEKFVLCRCGLSKNKPFCDGTHLDEEWRDGS, encoded by the coding sequence ATGAAGGGTGAAGTGGCGGCCAGGGCGCCGATCCGTATCGAGGTGGAAAAGGGCAAAACCTATTGGTGGTGCGCCTGTGGCCGTTCGTCCAGCCAGCCCTTTTGCGACGGTTCCCACAAGGGCAGCGAGTTTTCGCCGGTTGCATGGGAGGCAAAGGCTGATGACGAACAATGGTTCTGCGCCTGCAAGCAGACGGACAACCGCCCGTTCTGCGACGGTACCCACAATACGCTTGGCGGCGATGTTGGAACACAGGACGAGGCGCCGGTTATCGAACAGCGCGAAAACGGGCCGCTGGTCATCAAGCATCTGTCGAATTTCGTCGATCACGAGGGCAACGAGATCGAAACAAAACCGGTCATGGCACTGTGCCGTTGCGGCCAATCCAAAAACAAGCCGTTCTGTGACGGGTCCCACAAGGAAGCCGGTTTTTCCTCGGCCAATGAAACGGAAAATCCCGCCGGGCGGGTCTTTTCCTACGAAGGCAGCAAGGTCACGGTCTACTTCAACAAACTGCTTTGTTCCCATGCTGCCGAGTGCGGGCGTCATGCGCCGGCTATCTTCAATGTAGAGCAAAAGCCCTGGGTGCAACCGGATGAAGGTTCGGTTGCTTCCGTTGAGGAGGTCATTCATGCTTGCCCGTCCGGGGCGTTGACCTATTCAGAACCCGGCGGCAAAGCCCGGCATCTGGTGGGAGACGAAGTCAGAATCCGCGTTGAACGGCACGGCCCCTATCAGGTGCGCAATGTAAAAATCGACGGCGCGCAATTTGCCGAAAGCGCCACGGAAGAAAAATTTGTCCTCTGCCGCTGCGGCCTGTCTAAAAACAAGCCGTTTTGCGACGGCACCCATCTTGACGAAGAGTGGCGTGACGGCAGTTGA
- a CDS encoding tRNA1(Val) (adenine(37)-N6)-methyltransferase, translating to MSELAEFETSVDDFYRGRFQVEQPVRTGHRGGSDALLIAAALPEGASGKLADLGAGAGVAGLAAAASNPGLKVTLVEKNARMAALAGSNLKLRKNLAFADRTSVLQADVTLSGAKRQEAGLGENSFDYVIMNPPYNHDAQRASPDALRSEAHVMGLFGLDAWIRTATAILKPGGVMTMIYRTEKIGEVSACAQGRFGAIAIVPVHSKIEEGAKRILLRMTKGSRAPLTIMPGLVLHENNGKPTKLAEALMNGEARVLFD from the coding sequence TTGTCTGAACTGGCGGAGTTTGAAACGTCGGTGGACGATTTTTACCGCGGCAGGTTTCAGGTCGAGCAGCCTGTCCGAACCGGTCACCGTGGCGGTTCCGATGCATTGCTGATTGCTGCTGCCCTGCCGGAGGGCGCTTCCGGCAAACTCGCCGATCTGGGCGCCGGTGCCGGTGTTGCCGGCCTTGCCGCTGCCGCATCCAATCCGGGCCTGAAAGTGACACTGGTTGAAAAGAACGCCCGAATGGCAGCGCTTGCCGGCAGTAACCTGAAGCTGCGGAAAAACCTGGCGTTTGCAGACCGCACCAGCGTGCTGCAGGCCGATGTCACCCTGAGCGGTGCCAAGCGGCAGGAAGCCGGGCTTGGCGAAAACAGTTTCGACTATGTAATCATGAACCCGCCCTATAATCACGATGCACAGCGTGCCTCTCCCGACGCCTTGCGCTCTGAAGCGCATGTGATGGGGCTTTTCGGCCTCGATGCCTGGATCCGTACCGCGACCGCCATATTGAAGCCGGGCGGCGTGATGACCATGATCTACAGGACGGAGAAGATCGGCGAGGTGTCCGCCTGTGCGCAGGGGCGGTTTGGCGCCATCGCCATCGTGCCGGTCCATTCGAAAATCGAGGAAGGTGCAAAGCGCATTCTGCTTCGAATGACAAAGGGGTCGCGCGCGCCGTTGACCATCATGCCGGGCCTCGTGCTGCATGAGAACAACGGCAAGCCGACCAAGCTGGCCGAAGCCCTGATGAACGGGGAAGCCCGGGTTTTGTTCGATTGA
- a CDS encoding DUF2007 domain-containing protein: MIELVRTNDLVAISLMESLFRDAGIACLVLDQHMSVLEGSIGILPRRLMVADDEKEKARRLLVDAGLADFLKEDGRSGTRNKDVV, translated from the coding sequence ATGATCGAACTGGTTAGAACCAATGACCTGGTAGCGATTTCGCTCATGGAATCCTTGTTCCGTGACGCCGGGATTGCATGCCTGGTTCTCGACCAGCACATGAGTGTGCTGGAAGGTTCGATCGGAATTCTGCCGCGCCGATTGATGGTAGCAGATGATGAAAAGGAAAAAGCCCGCAGACTGCTTGTTGATGCTGGTTTGGCGGACTTTCTGAAAGAAGATGGCCGTAGCGGTACAAGGAACAAGGACGTTGTCTGA
- a CDS encoding LemA family protein, with protein sequence MSTWVILAILVAVGLYAVSLYNKLVKSRQMVGEGWSGIDVQLKRRADLIPNLLETVKGYMKHERELLEEVTRLRAKAVGASNAAPHQRATIEGALSGALGRLMAVAENYPDLKANENFKEFQDALEETENEISLSRRYYNGAVRNLNVSVESFPSNLVASQFGFQQAEYFEVEDDADRAVPKVTFDDQS encoded by the coding sequence ATGTCAACCTGGGTCATTCTAGCCATTCTGGTCGCGGTCGGTCTTTATGCCGTTTCCCTTTACAACAAGCTGGTCAAGAGCCGGCAGATGGTGGGCGAGGGCTGGAGCGGCATTGACGTTCAACTAAAGCGCCGCGCCGACCTGATTCCCAATCTGCTGGAAACGGTGAAGGGATACATGAAACATGAGCGCGAGCTGCTGGAGGAAGTCACCAGGTTGCGCGCAAAGGCGGTGGGTGCGTCCAATGCCGCGCCCCATCAGCGTGCCACCATTGAAGGGGCGCTTTCCGGCGCCCTTGGAAGGCTGATGGCGGTTGCCGAAAATTATCCTGATCTCAAGGCCAATGAAAATTTCAAGGAGTTTCAGGACGCCCTGGAAGAGACCGAGAATGAAATTTCGCTTTCCCGCCGGTACTATAACGGTGCGGTGCGCAATCTGAACGTTTCTGTCGAATCCTTCCCCTCGAACCTTGTCGCCAGCCAGTTCGGCTTTCAGCAGGCCGAATATTTCGAGGTTGAGGACGATGCCGACCGCGCCGTTCCCAAAGTGACCTTCGACGACCAGTCCTGA
- a CDS encoding PhzF family phenazine biosynthesis protein produces the protein MSRQLPFHTMDVFTTQPFGGNPLAIVEDADGLTTAQMQIIAREFNLSETLFVQSPDDPGHTAKVRIFFPTDEIPFAGHPTIGCAIHLAAKHFAGQKDFETTITLEEVAGLVPVEVLSAGGKAKARFTAPVIPEQHKGESPSEALAACALGLNERDIGFGDHKCRVFAGGPAFLYIPVASLDALGRAGVMEPHWSRMIAAANVDSAYLYTPGNDEIGYQARMFSPTAGIPEDPATGSATAILAAQLLASGALGEGTNSISLLQGVEMGRRSELGLEVDATGGEISSVRVSGSAVAISSGSIVIPQA, from the coding sequence ATGTCCCGTCAATTGCCTTTCCACACCATGGATGTCTTTACGACCCAGCCCTTTGGCGGCAATCCGCTGGCCATTGTCGAAGATGCTGACGGTTTGACCACCGCGCAGATGCAGATCATCGCCAGGGAGTTCAATCTCTCAGAGACCCTGTTCGTCCAGTCTCCCGATGACCCAGGGCATACCGCAAAGGTCCGCATATTTTTTCCAACTGACGAAATCCCCTTTGCCGGGCATCCGACCATTGGCTGCGCCATCCACCTGGCGGCCAAGCACTTTGCCGGGCAGAAAGATTTTGAAACCACCATCACCCTGGAGGAAGTTGCAGGGCTGGTGCCGGTTGAAGTGCTTTCAGCGGGCGGCAAGGCAAAGGCCCGGTTTACCGCTCCGGTAATTCCCGAGCAGCACAAGGGTGAAAGTCCGTCTGAAGCGCTTGCGGCTTGCGCGCTTGGCCTCAACGAAAGGGATATCGGTTTCGGTGATCACAAATGCCGTGTTTTTGCCGGTGGTCCTGCTTTCCTGTACATTCCCGTCGCATCGCTGGATGCGCTGGGCCGTGCCGGGGTTATGGAGCCGCATTGGAGCCGCATGATCGCTGCTGCCAATGTCGACAGCGCGTATCTGTACACACCGGGAAACGATGAAATAGGCTATCAGGCGCGCATGTTTTCGCCAACTGCTGGAATTCCGGAGGATCCGGCTACTGGTTCCGCCACCGCCATCCTGGCCGCACAATTGCTGGCCAGCGGGGCGCTTGGCGAGGGGACGAACAGCATCTCCCTGCTGCAGGGCGTGGAAATGGGCCGCCGCAGCGAACTGGGCCTTGAAGTGGATGCAACCGGCGGGGAGATTTCTTCAGTGCGCGTCAGCGGCAGCGCGGTGGCGATCAGTTCAGGCAGTATCGTAATCCCGCAAGCGTGA
- a CDS encoding glycine--tRNA ligase subunit alpha, with translation MHPTRSFQGLILTLHSYWAEYGCAVLQPYDMEVGAGTFHPATTLRSLGPRPWNAAYVQPSRRPTDGRYGENPNRLQHYYQYQVLLKPSPPDLQELYLGSLYAIGIDPKLHDIRFVEDDWESPTLGAWGLGWEVWCDGMEVSQFTYFQQVCGFECSPVSGELTYGLERLAMYVQDVDNVYDLNFNGREGDDKVTYGEIFQQTEREYSRWNFDVADTETLLRHFEDSEAECRRILEQEEMDPKTGRKIVMAHPAYDQCIKASHVFNLLDARGVISVTERQSYILRVRTLAKACGEAFLKTEAGGAP, from the coding sequence ATGCATCCCACGCGCTCTTTTCAGGGGCTCATTCTCACCCTGCACAGCTACTGGGCCGAATATGGCTGTGCCGTGCTGCAGCCCTACGACATGGAAGTGGGTGCCGGTACGTTTCACCCGGCAACGACACTGCGCTCGCTTGGCCCCCGGCCGTGGAATGCTGCCTATGTGCAACCTTCACGCCGCCCCACCGATGGACGCTACGGGGAAAACCCCAACCGGCTGCAGCACTATTATCAGTATCAGGTGCTGTTAAAGCCTTCCCCGCCTGATCTGCAGGAGCTTTATCTCGGTTCGCTGTATGCCATCGGCATCGATCCCAAACTGCACGACATCCGGTTTGTCGAGGATGACTGGGAAAGCCCGACGCTTGGCGCATGGGGGCTTGGCTGGGAGGTCTGGTGCGATGGCATGGAAGTCTCCCAGTTCACTTATTTCCAGCAGGTCTGCGGCTTCGAATGTTCGCCGGTTTCCGGTGAACTGACCTATGGCCTTGAGCGGCTGGCCATGTATGTACAGGATGTCGACAACGTCTATGACCTGAACTTCAATGGCCGCGAAGGCGACGACAAGGTCACTTATGGCGAAATTTTCCAGCAGACCGAGAGGGAATATTCCCGCTGGAATTTCGATGTCGCCGACACCGAAACCCTGTTGAGGCATTTCGAGGATTCAGAAGCCGAATGCCGCCGCATTCTGGAACAGGAAGAGATGGATCCGAAAACCGGCAGGAAGATCGTCATGGCGCATCCTGCCTATGACCAGTGCATCAAGGCTTCCCACGTTTTCAACCTGCTCGATGCGCGCGGCGTCATTTCGGTGACCGAACGCCAGAGTTACATCCTGCGGGTACGCACCCTGGCCAAGGCCTGTGGCGAAGCATTTCTCAAGACAGAGGCTGGCGGCGCGCCATAG